One genomic region from Pempheris klunzingeri isolate RE-2024b chromosome 4, fPemKlu1.hap1, whole genome shotgun sequence encodes:
- the fli1 gene encoding Friend leukemia integration 1 transcription factor isoform X1, translating into MDGTIKEALSVVSEDQSLFEPPYAAAAPLPKTDMTASGTQDYGQTHKINPLPPQQEWINQPVRVNVKREYEHMNGSSRESPVDCSVGKCNKLVGGNDASQMSYGNYMDEKNAPPPNMTTNERRVIVPADPSLWSQDHVRQWLEWAIKEYGLLEIDTAMFQNTDGKELCKMGKDDFLRLTTMYNAEVLLSHLNYLRESSSSLSYNTPSHTDPSPRLAAKEDPSYDAVRRTGWSNNMHSGKGSPVVPQNVTKSTEQPRAQPDPYQILGPTSSRLANPGSGQIQLWQFLLELLSDSANAGCITWEGTNGEFKMTDPDEVARRWGERKSKPNMNYDKLSRALRYYYDKNIMTKVHGKRYAYKFDFHGIAQALQPHPTESSMYKYPSDLAYVPSYHAHQQKVNFVSPHPPSMPVTSSNFFGPTAPYWSSPTAGIYPNPNVPRHPNTHVPSHLGSYY; encoded by the exons ATGGACGGAACTATTAAG GAGGCGCTATCAGTGGTGAGTGAAGACCAGTCCTTGTTTGAGCCTCCGTACGCTGCTGCTGCCCCTCTCCCCAAGACAGACATGACTGCATCTGGCACACAGGACTACGGCCAAACCCACAAAATCAACCCCTTACCCCCACAGCAGGAGTGGATCAACCAGCCAGTGCGGGTCAACGTCAAGAGAGAATATGAGCACATGAATGGATCCAG cagggaGTCTCCAGTAGACTGCAGCGTGGGTAAATGTAATAAGCTGGTGGGGGGTAACGACGCATCTCAGATGAGCTATGGAAACTACATGGATGAGAAGAATGCCCCTCCCCCTAACATGACCACCAATGAGCGGAGAGTCATTGTACCTGCAG ACCCATCGTTGTGGTCCCAGGACCATGTACGCCAGTGGCTTGAATGGGCCATCAAGGAGTACGGCCTGTTGGAGATCGACACGGCCATGTTTCAGAATACAGATGGCAAAGAGCTCTGCAAGATGGGCAAGGATGACTTCCTCCGGCTCACCACCATGTACAACGCCGAAGTGCTCCTCTCTCATCTCAATTACCTCAGGGAAA GTAGCTCATCATTATCCTACAATACACCATCTCACACAGACCCATCCCCACGTCTGGCTGCCAAAGAGG ACCCTTCATATGATGCAGTACGGAGGACAGGATGGTCAAACAACATGCACAGTGGCAAAG ggtcACCGGTGGTTCCTCAGAATGTGACCAAGTCCACTGAGCAGCCCAGAGCTCAGCCAG ATCCCTATCAGATTCTGGGTCCCACCAGTAGTCGCTTAGCCAATCCAG GTTCAGGTCAGATCCAGCTGTGGCAGTTTCTCCTGGAGCTCCTCTCTGACAGTGCCAACGCTGGCTGCATCACCTGGGAAGGCACCAATGGCGAGTTCAAGATGACGGACCCCGACGAGGTGGCGCGACGGTGGGGCGAGCGCAAGAGCAAGCCCAACATGAACTACGACAAGCTGAGCCGAGCACTGCGCTACTACTATGACAAAAATATCATGACCAAGGTGCATGGCAAGCGCTATGCCTACAAGTTCGACTTCCATGGCATCGCTCAGGCACTGCAGCCGCACCCCACCGAGTCCTCCATGTACAAGTATCCCTCGGACCTAGCCTATGTGCCTTCATACCACGCCCACCAGCAGAAAGTCAACTTTGTATCCCCACACCCTCCATCCATGCCCGTCACCTCTTCCAATTTCTTTGGACCCACCGCTCCATACTGGAGCTCACCAACTGCAGGCATCTACCCCAACCCAAACGTTCCCCGTCACCCCAACACTCATGTGCCGTCCCACCTGGGTAGTTATTATTAA
- the fli1 gene encoding Friend leukemia integration 1 transcription factor isoform X2: protein MDGTIKEALSVVSEDQSLFEPPYAAAAPLPKTDMTASGTQDYGQTHKINPLPPQQEWINQPVRVNVKREYEHMNGSRESPVDCSVGKCNKLVGGNDASQMSYGNYMDEKNAPPPNMTTNERRVIVPADPSLWSQDHVRQWLEWAIKEYGLLEIDTAMFQNTDGKELCKMGKDDFLRLTTMYNAEVLLSHLNYLRESSSSLSYNTPSHTDPSPRLAAKEDPSYDAVRRTGWSNNMHSGKGSPVVPQNVTKSTEQPRAQPDPYQILGPTSSRLANPGSGQIQLWQFLLELLSDSANAGCITWEGTNGEFKMTDPDEVARRWGERKSKPNMNYDKLSRALRYYYDKNIMTKVHGKRYAYKFDFHGIAQALQPHPTESSMYKYPSDLAYVPSYHAHQQKVNFVSPHPPSMPVTSSNFFGPTAPYWSSPTAGIYPNPNVPRHPNTHVPSHLGSYY, encoded by the exons ATGGACGGAACTATTAAG GAGGCGCTATCAGTGGTGAGTGAAGACCAGTCCTTGTTTGAGCCTCCGTACGCTGCTGCTGCCCCTCTCCCCAAGACAGACATGACTGCATCTGGCACACAGGACTACGGCCAAACCCACAAAATCAACCCCTTACCCCCACAGCAGGAGTGGATCAACCAGCCAGTGCGGGTCAACGTCAAGAGAGAATATGAGCACATGAATGGATCCAG ggaGTCTCCAGTAGACTGCAGCGTGGGTAAATGTAATAAGCTGGTGGGGGGTAACGACGCATCTCAGATGAGCTATGGAAACTACATGGATGAGAAGAATGCCCCTCCCCCTAACATGACCACCAATGAGCGGAGAGTCATTGTACCTGCAG ACCCATCGTTGTGGTCCCAGGACCATGTACGCCAGTGGCTTGAATGGGCCATCAAGGAGTACGGCCTGTTGGAGATCGACACGGCCATGTTTCAGAATACAGATGGCAAAGAGCTCTGCAAGATGGGCAAGGATGACTTCCTCCGGCTCACCACCATGTACAACGCCGAAGTGCTCCTCTCTCATCTCAATTACCTCAGGGAAA GTAGCTCATCATTATCCTACAATACACCATCTCACACAGACCCATCCCCACGTCTGGCTGCCAAAGAGG ACCCTTCATATGATGCAGTACGGAGGACAGGATGGTCAAACAACATGCACAGTGGCAAAG ggtcACCGGTGGTTCCTCAGAATGTGACCAAGTCCACTGAGCAGCCCAGAGCTCAGCCAG ATCCCTATCAGATTCTGGGTCCCACCAGTAGTCGCTTAGCCAATCCAG GTTCAGGTCAGATCCAGCTGTGGCAGTTTCTCCTGGAGCTCCTCTCTGACAGTGCCAACGCTGGCTGCATCACCTGGGAAGGCACCAATGGCGAGTTCAAGATGACGGACCCCGACGAGGTGGCGCGACGGTGGGGCGAGCGCAAGAGCAAGCCCAACATGAACTACGACAAGCTGAGCCGAGCACTGCGCTACTACTATGACAAAAATATCATGACCAAGGTGCATGGCAAGCGCTATGCCTACAAGTTCGACTTCCATGGCATCGCTCAGGCACTGCAGCCGCACCCCACCGAGTCCTCCATGTACAAGTATCCCTCGGACCTAGCCTATGTGCCTTCATACCACGCCCACCAGCAGAAAGTCAACTTTGTATCCCCACACCCTCCATCCATGCCCGTCACCTCTTCCAATTTCTTTGGACCCACCGCTCCATACTGGAGCTCACCAACTGCAGGCATCTACCCCAACCCAAACGTTCCCCGTCACCCCAACACTCATGTGCCGTCCCACCTGGGTAGTTATTATTAA
- the fli1 gene encoding Friend leukemia integration 1 transcription factor isoform X3: MTASGTQDYGQTHKINPLPPQQEWINQPVRVNVKREYEHMNGSSRESPVDCSVGKCNKLVGGNDASQMSYGNYMDEKNAPPPNMTTNERRVIVPADPSLWSQDHVRQWLEWAIKEYGLLEIDTAMFQNTDGKELCKMGKDDFLRLTTMYNAEVLLSHLNYLRESSSSLSYNTPSHTDPSPRLAAKEDPSYDAVRRTGWSNNMHSGKGSPVVPQNVTKSTEQPRAQPDPYQILGPTSSRLANPGSGQIQLWQFLLELLSDSANAGCITWEGTNGEFKMTDPDEVARRWGERKSKPNMNYDKLSRALRYYYDKNIMTKVHGKRYAYKFDFHGIAQALQPHPTESSMYKYPSDLAYVPSYHAHQQKVNFVSPHPPSMPVTSSNFFGPTAPYWSSPTAGIYPNPNVPRHPNTHVPSHLGSYY, from the exons ATGACTGCATCTGGCACACAGGACTACGGCCAAACCCACAAAATCAACCCCTTACCCCCACAGCAGGAGTGGATCAACCAGCCAGTGCGGGTCAACGTCAAGAGAGAATATGAGCACATGAATGGATCCAG cagggaGTCTCCAGTAGACTGCAGCGTGGGTAAATGTAATAAGCTGGTGGGGGGTAACGACGCATCTCAGATGAGCTATGGAAACTACATGGATGAGAAGAATGCCCCTCCCCCTAACATGACCACCAATGAGCGGAGAGTCATTGTACCTGCAG ACCCATCGTTGTGGTCCCAGGACCATGTACGCCAGTGGCTTGAATGGGCCATCAAGGAGTACGGCCTGTTGGAGATCGACACGGCCATGTTTCAGAATACAGATGGCAAAGAGCTCTGCAAGATGGGCAAGGATGACTTCCTCCGGCTCACCACCATGTACAACGCCGAAGTGCTCCTCTCTCATCTCAATTACCTCAGGGAAA GTAGCTCATCATTATCCTACAATACACCATCTCACACAGACCCATCCCCACGTCTGGCTGCCAAAGAGG ACCCTTCATATGATGCAGTACGGAGGACAGGATGGTCAAACAACATGCACAGTGGCAAAG ggtcACCGGTGGTTCCTCAGAATGTGACCAAGTCCACTGAGCAGCCCAGAGCTCAGCCAG ATCCCTATCAGATTCTGGGTCCCACCAGTAGTCGCTTAGCCAATCCAG GTTCAGGTCAGATCCAGCTGTGGCAGTTTCTCCTGGAGCTCCTCTCTGACAGTGCCAACGCTGGCTGCATCACCTGGGAAGGCACCAATGGCGAGTTCAAGATGACGGACCCCGACGAGGTGGCGCGACGGTGGGGCGAGCGCAAGAGCAAGCCCAACATGAACTACGACAAGCTGAGCCGAGCACTGCGCTACTACTATGACAAAAATATCATGACCAAGGTGCATGGCAAGCGCTATGCCTACAAGTTCGACTTCCATGGCATCGCTCAGGCACTGCAGCCGCACCCCACCGAGTCCTCCATGTACAAGTATCCCTCGGACCTAGCCTATGTGCCTTCATACCACGCCCACCAGCAGAAAGTCAACTTTGTATCCCCACACCCTCCATCCATGCCCGTCACCTCTTCCAATTTCTTTGGACCCACCGCTCCATACTGGAGCTCACCAACTGCAGGCATCTACCCCAACCCAAACGTTCCCCGTCACCCCAACACTCATGTGCCGTCCCACCTGGGTAGTTATTATTAA